A single genomic interval of Cucumis sativus cultivar 9930 chromosome 5, Cucumber_9930_V3, whole genome shotgun sequence harbors:
- the LOC101213383 gene encoding NADPH-dependent pterin aldehyde reductase: MCCDSLMGTTNSSNGHQELLEERNEEVGEMIMEAETTKVIVISGVSRGLGRALALELAKLGHTIIGCSRDKIKLDSLQLQLSNASPRNHLLFNFDVKSNESIREMAQTVKEKFGSVDIIVNNAAVVAENLKLWEIPNEIFDDVIDTNMKGVANMLRHFIPLMLPKNKGIIVNVSSLYGRIAAARASAYCSSKWGIEGLSKSVAKELPNGLTIVTLDPGIINTDASVTILGHFASQYQSPQLWALKAAPMILNITTADNGETLIVPDPGVLPHVY; encoded by the exons ATGTGTTGTGATAGTTTGATGGGTACAACCAATTCATCAAATGGTCATCAAGAGTTGCTAGAAGAAAGGAATGAAGAAGTTGGAGAGATGATAATGGAAGCAGAAACCACAAAAGTAATTGTAATAAGTGGAGTGAGCAGAGGGTTAGGACGAGCTTTGGCATTGGAATTGGCAAAACTTGGGCATACAATCATTGGTTGTAGTCGTgacaaaatcaaattggatTCACTTCAACTTCAACTCTCCAATGCTTCCCCACGAAACCACTTGCTCTTCAACTTTGATGTG AAATCAAATGAGAGCATTCGAGAAATGGCACAGACAGTTAAGGAGAAATTCGGTTCTGTTGACATCATTG TAAATAATGCTGCTGTTGTTGCTGAAAATTTGAAGCTGTGGGAGATTCCTAATGAAATATTCGATGATGTGATAGACACAAATATGAAAGGGGTAGCAAATATGTTGCGCCATTTCATTCCTCTTATGCTTCCAAAGAATAAAGGAATTATTGTTAATGTATCTTCTCTCTATGGAAGAATTGCTGCTGCCCGA GCATCAGCTTATTGCAGTTCCAAATGGGGGATTGAAGGCTTAAGCAAATCGGTTGCAAAGGAGCTACCAAATGGTCTGACGATTGTTACATTAGATCCTGGCATTATTAATACTGATGCGAGTGTTACAATTCTTGGCCATTTCGCATCTCAATACCAATCTCCTCAACTCTG ggcTCTCAAAGCAGCTCCCATGATACTAAACATTACAACTGCAGATAATGGTGAAACTCTCATCGTTCCTGATCCTGGTGTTTTGCCtcatgtttattaa
- the LOC101212019 gene encoding non-lysosomal glucosylceramidase isoform X2, with protein sequence MINPFIRRRITDTHAIPLGGLGSGSIGRSYRGEFQRWQLFPRKCEDKPILANQFSVFVSRPNAEKYSTVLCAQSPETQREVESSGIGSWDWNLKGHSSTYHALYPRAWTIYDGEPDPELRIVCRQISPVIPHNYKESSYPVSVFTFTLHNSGKTDADVSLLFTWANSVGGLSEYSGNHINSRTKKKDGVHTVLLHHKTASGFPPVTYAIAAQEGNGVHVSDCPCFVISGNSQGISAKDMWLEIKEHGSFDRLKFADMSMPSEVGSSIGAAVSASVTVSSDSVRTVTFSLSWDCPEVNFCRGKTYHRRYTKFYGNLGDAAADIARDAILEHHHWESQIDAWQRPVLEDKRFPKWYPVTLFNELYYLNAGGTIWTDGSLPIQSLVSIGERGFCLDQCRSGDSVIYESHENDTANDILGRMTSRLDELRDSVASNSAFGVNLLQKGEENVGQFLYLEGVEYTMWNTYDVHFYSSFAIIMLFPKLELSIQRDFAAAVMMHDPSKMQLLDNGKWEARNVLGAVPHDIGVNDPWFEVNGYNLYNTDRWKDLNPKFVLQIYRDVVATGDMKFAKAVWPPVYLAIAYMDQFDRDGDGMIENDGFPDQTYDTWSVSGVSAYSGGLWVAALQAASALARVADEKDAEHYFWFKFQKAKRAYEKLWNGSYFNYDSSGGSSSSSIQADQLAGQWYARASGLLPIVDEDKAKSALAKVYNYNVMKVKDGKRGAVNGMLPDGTIDFSSMQSREIWSGVTYAVAASMIHEDMTDMAFRTAEGIHEAAWSEDGLGYNFQTPEAWTTTDRYRSLCYMRPLAIWAMQWAFSEKVSVIEELKELDSDAISRHHARFSKVARYLKLPEDGTSSSVLQTVYDYTLKRFF encoded by the exons ATGATAAATCCTTTTATCAGACGTCGTATAACTGATACTCATGCCATTCCTCTAGGTGGTCTTGG ATCAGGAAGCATTGGAAGAAGTTACCGAGGTGAATTTCAACGATGGCAACTATTCCCTAGAAAATGTGAAGATAAGCCAATTTTAGCAAATCAATTTTCT GTTTTCGTCTCACGACCGAACGCTGAGAAGTATTCTACTGTACTATGTGCACAGAGCCCTGAAACTCAGAG GGAAGTTGAATCATCAGGCATTGGATCTTGGGATTGGAATTTGAAGGGTCATAGCTCTACATATCATGCTCTGTATCCTCGAGCTTGGACGATATATGatg GTGAACCGGATCCAGAACTTAGAATAGTTTGCCGTCAGATTTCACCTGTTATTCCTCATAATTACAAGGAGAGCAGTTACCCTGTCTCAGTTTTTACTTTCACG CTGCATAATTCTGGAAAAACAGATGCTGACGTCAGTTTGCTTTTCACCTGGGCA AATTCAGTTGGAGGGCTTTCTGAGTATTCTGGTAACCATATCAATTCGAGAACAAA GAAGAAAGATGGCGTGCATACTGTGCTTCTACATCACAA GACAGCAAGTGGATTTCCCCCTGTGACGTATGCTATTGCCGCTCAAGAGGGCAATGGGGTTCATGTCTCAGATTGCCCTTGTTTTGTAATATCTGGTAATTCCCAGGGTATATCAGCCAAGGATATGTGGCTTGAGATCAAAGAG CATGGATCGTTTGATCGGCTTAAATTTGCTGATATGTCAATGCCCTCTGAAGTGGGTTCGTCCATTGGTGCGGCCGTTTCAGCTTCAGTTACAGTTTCATCTGATTCTGTTCGTACTGTGACATTTTCGTTGTCATGGGACTGTCCTGAAGTGAACTTTTGTAGAGGAAAAACTTATCACAG GCGTTACACAAAATTCTATGGTAACCTTGGTGATGCTGCTGCCGATATTGCACGTGATGCTATACTAG AACATCATCACTGGGAATCTCAAATTGATGCTTGGCAAAGACCTGTTCTTGAAGACAAGAGGTTTCCAAAATG GTATCCTGTTACTCTCTTTAATGAGCTTTATTATCTAAATGCAGGAGGGACAATCTGGACAG ATGGGTCGCTTCCAATTCAGAGTTTAGTAAGCATAGGGGAAAGAGGATTTTGCCTTGATCAATGCAGATCTGGTGATAGTGTAATTTATGAGTCCCATGAAAATGACACTGCTAATGATATTCTTGGGAGGATGACTTCAAGACTTGATGAGTTACGTGATTCAGTCGCGTCAAATTCTGCATTTGGAGTAAATCTGCTTCAAAAGGGGGAGGAGAATGTTGGGCAGTTCCTTTACCTTGAAGGGGTTGAATACACAATGTGGAATACCTATGACGTTCATTTTTACTCCTCTTTTGCAATAATAATGCTATTTCCAAAACTCGAACTCAGCATTCAACGAGATTTTGCAGCAGCAGTGATGATGCATGATCCCAGCAAGATGCAACTTCTTGATAATGGAAAATGGGAAGCAAGAAATGTTCTTGGAGCTGTTCCTCATGACATCGGAGTTAATGATCCATGGTTTGAAGTGAATGGATATAATCTATATAATACAGATAGGTGGAAGGACTTGAATCCAAAATTTGTCCTCCAAATTTATAGGGATGTTGTTGCCACAGGGGATATGAAATTTGCAAAGGCTGTCTGGCCCCCTGTCTACCTTGCCATAGCTTATATGGATCAGTTCGATCGAGATGGTGATGGGATGATTGAGAATGATGGGTTCCCCGATCAGACTTATGATACGTGGTCTGTCTCTGGTGTTAGTGCATATAGTGGTGGCTTATGGGTGGCAGCGTTGCAGGCTGCTTCAGCCCTGGCTCGTGTAGCCGATGAAAAGGATGCTGAGCACTATTTTTGGTTCAAATTTCAGAAGGCAAAACGTGCCTATGAGAAATTGTGGAATGGTTCTTACTTCAACTATGACAGTAGTGGCGGGAGTTCAAGTTCATCCATTCAAGCTGATCAGTTGGCTGGACAATg GTATGCGAGAGCTTCAGGTCTTCTTCCCATTGTTGATGAAGACAAGGCCAAAAGTGCACTGGCGAAGGTATACAATTACAATGTCATGAAGGTGAAGGATGGGAAGCGAGGTGCTGTAAATGGGATGCTTCCAGATGGAACGATAGACTTTTCTTCAATGCAGTCAAGAGAAATATGGTCAGGAGTGACATACGCGGTTGCTGCTTCAATGATCCATGAAGATATGACTGACATGGCATTTCGAACAGCAGAAGGCATCCATGAAGCTGCATGGTCAGAAGATGGCCTTGG ATACAACTTTCAGACACCAGAAGCTTGGACAACAACGGATCGGTACAGATCATTGTGTTACATGCGACCTCTTGCGATTTGGGCGATGCAATGGGCATTTTCAGAAAAAGTATCTGTCATTGAGGAGTTGAAAGAACTCGATAGCGATGCCATATCAAGACACCATGCTAGGTTTTCAAAAGTTGCCCGCTATTTGAAGTTGCCTGAAGATGGGACATCTTCAAGTGTTCTACAAACCGTCTATGATTACACCCTTAAGAGGTTTTTCTAG
- the LOC101212019 gene encoding non-lysosomal glucosylceramidase isoform X1: MSEGKKLGNGLVEQDEDINKSLTEKTGIDPGQTPSLTWQRKLNREGTSLWQFRLHLKEIIHLAPVGYRLFRYIREESVKGRGAMINPFIRRRITDTHAIPLGGLGSGSIGRSYRGEFQRWQLFPRKCEDKPILANQFSVFVSRPNAEKYSTVLCAQSPETQREVESSGIGSWDWNLKGHSSTYHALYPRAWTIYDGEPDPELRIVCRQISPVIPHNYKESSYPVSVFTFTLHNSGKTDADVSLLFTWANSVGGLSEYSGNHINSRTKKKDGVHTVLLHHKTASGFPPVTYAIAAQEGNGVHVSDCPCFVISGNSQGISAKDMWLEIKEHGSFDRLKFADMSMPSEVGSSIGAAVSASVTVSSDSVRTVTFSLSWDCPEVNFCRGKTYHRRYTKFYGNLGDAAADIARDAILEHHHWESQIDAWQRPVLEDKRFPKWYPVTLFNELYYLNAGGTIWTDGSLPIQSLVSIGERGFCLDQCRSGDSVIYESHENDTANDILGRMTSRLDELRDSVASNSAFGVNLLQKGEENVGQFLYLEGVEYTMWNTYDVHFYSSFAIIMLFPKLELSIQRDFAAAVMMHDPSKMQLLDNGKWEARNVLGAVPHDIGVNDPWFEVNGYNLYNTDRWKDLNPKFVLQIYRDVVATGDMKFAKAVWPPVYLAIAYMDQFDRDGDGMIENDGFPDQTYDTWSVSGVSAYSGGLWVAALQAASALARVADEKDAEHYFWFKFQKAKRAYEKLWNGSYFNYDSSGGSSSSSIQADQLAGQWYARASGLLPIVDEDKAKSALAKVYNYNVMKVKDGKRGAVNGMLPDGTIDFSSMQSREIWSGVTYAVAASMIHEDMTDMAFRTAEGIHEAAWSEDGLGYNFQTPEAWTTTDRYRSLCYMRPLAIWAMQWAFSEKVSVIEELKELDSDAISRHHARFSKVARYLKLPEDGTSSSVLQTVYDYTLKRFF, from the exons ATGTCAGAAGGCAAGAAGTTGGGAAATGGCTTGGTTGAGCAAGATGAGGACATCAATAAATCTCTAACTGAAAAG ACTGGCATTGATCCAGGGCAAACTCCATCACTCACCTggcaaagaaaattaaacaggGAAGGAACTTCACTTTGGCAGTTCAGGTTGCATCTGAAAGAGATAATTCATctg GCTCCAGTAGGGTATAGGCTATTCCGCTATATACGAGAAGAATCTGTCAAAGGAAGG GGGGCTATGATAAATCCTTTTATCAGACGTCGTATAACTGATACTCATGCCATTCCTCTAGGTGGTCTTGG ATCAGGAAGCATTGGAAGAAGTTACCGAGGTGAATTTCAACGATGGCAACTATTCCCTAGAAAATGTGAAGATAAGCCAATTTTAGCAAATCAATTTTCT GTTTTCGTCTCACGACCGAACGCTGAGAAGTATTCTACTGTACTATGTGCACAGAGCCCTGAAACTCAGAG GGAAGTTGAATCATCAGGCATTGGATCTTGGGATTGGAATTTGAAGGGTCATAGCTCTACATATCATGCTCTGTATCCTCGAGCTTGGACGATATATGatg GTGAACCGGATCCAGAACTTAGAATAGTTTGCCGTCAGATTTCACCTGTTATTCCTCATAATTACAAGGAGAGCAGTTACCCTGTCTCAGTTTTTACTTTCACG CTGCATAATTCTGGAAAAACAGATGCTGACGTCAGTTTGCTTTTCACCTGGGCA AATTCAGTTGGAGGGCTTTCTGAGTATTCTGGTAACCATATCAATTCGAGAACAAA GAAGAAAGATGGCGTGCATACTGTGCTTCTACATCACAA GACAGCAAGTGGATTTCCCCCTGTGACGTATGCTATTGCCGCTCAAGAGGGCAATGGGGTTCATGTCTCAGATTGCCCTTGTTTTGTAATATCTGGTAATTCCCAGGGTATATCAGCCAAGGATATGTGGCTTGAGATCAAAGAG CATGGATCGTTTGATCGGCTTAAATTTGCTGATATGTCAATGCCCTCTGAAGTGGGTTCGTCCATTGGTGCGGCCGTTTCAGCTTCAGTTACAGTTTCATCTGATTCTGTTCGTACTGTGACATTTTCGTTGTCATGGGACTGTCCTGAAGTGAACTTTTGTAGAGGAAAAACTTATCACAG GCGTTACACAAAATTCTATGGTAACCTTGGTGATGCTGCTGCCGATATTGCACGTGATGCTATACTAG AACATCATCACTGGGAATCTCAAATTGATGCTTGGCAAAGACCTGTTCTTGAAGACAAGAGGTTTCCAAAATG GTATCCTGTTACTCTCTTTAATGAGCTTTATTATCTAAATGCAGGAGGGACAATCTGGACAG ATGGGTCGCTTCCAATTCAGAGTTTAGTAAGCATAGGGGAAAGAGGATTTTGCCTTGATCAATGCAGATCTGGTGATAGTGTAATTTATGAGTCCCATGAAAATGACACTGCTAATGATATTCTTGGGAGGATGACTTCAAGACTTGATGAGTTACGTGATTCAGTCGCGTCAAATTCTGCATTTGGAGTAAATCTGCTTCAAAAGGGGGAGGAGAATGTTGGGCAGTTCCTTTACCTTGAAGGGGTTGAATACACAATGTGGAATACCTATGACGTTCATTTTTACTCCTCTTTTGCAATAATAATGCTATTTCCAAAACTCGAACTCAGCATTCAACGAGATTTTGCAGCAGCAGTGATGATGCATGATCCCAGCAAGATGCAACTTCTTGATAATGGAAAATGGGAAGCAAGAAATGTTCTTGGAGCTGTTCCTCATGACATCGGAGTTAATGATCCATGGTTTGAAGTGAATGGATATAATCTATATAATACAGATAGGTGGAAGGACTTGAATCCAAAATTTGTCCTCCAAATTTATAGGGATGTTGTTGCCACAGGGGATATGAAATTTGCAAAGGCTGTCTGGCCCCCTGTCTACCTTGCCATAGCTTATATGGATCAGTTCGATCGAGATGGTGATGGGATGATTGAGAATGATGGGTTCCCCGATCAGACTTATGATACGTGGTCTGTCTCTGGTGTTAGTGCATATAGTGGTGGCTTATGGGTGGCAGCGTTGCAGGCTGCTTCAGCCCTGGCTCGTGTAGCCGATGAAAAGGATGCTGAGCACTATTTTTGGTTCAAATTTCAGAAGGCAAAACGTGCCTATGAGAAATTGTGGAATGGTTCTTACTTCAACTATGACAGTAGTGGCGGGAGTTCAAGTTCATCCATTCAAGCTGATCAGTTGGCTGGACAATg GTATGCGAGAGCTTCAGGTCTTCTTCCCATTGTTGATGAAGACAAGGCCAAAAGTGCACTGGCGAAGGTATACAATTACAATGTCATGAAGGTGAAGGATGGGAAGCGAGGTGCTGTAAATGGGATGCTTCCAGATGGAACGATAGACTTTTCTTCAATGCAGTCAAGAGAAATATGGTCAGGAGTGACATACGCGGTTGCTGCTTCAATGATCCATGAAGATATGACTGACATGGCATTTCGAACAGCAGAAGGCATCCATGAAGCTGCATGGTCAGAAGATGGCCTTGG ATACAACTTTCAGACACCAGAAGCTTGGACAACAACGGATCGGTACAGATCATTGTGTTACATGCGACCTCTTGCGATTTGGGCGATGCAATGGGCATTTTCAGAAAAAGTATCTGTCATTGAGGAGTTGAAAGAACTCGATAGCGATGCCATATCAAGACACCATGCTAGGTTTTCAAAAGTTGCCCGCTATTTGAAGTTGCCTGAAGATGGGACATCTTCAAGTGTTCTACAAACCGTCTATGATTACACCCTTAAGAGGTTTTTCTAG